A DNA window from Trichosurus vulpecula isolate mTriVul1 chromosome 2, mTriVul1.pri, whole genome shotgun sequence contains the following coding sequences:
- the LOC118836097 gene encoding insulin growth factor-like family member 3: MASRHYIMAIIVSIVIMVILSSSGAPVTPPNPQAFMCQPWLLCGIVAYNPQDSQCCEDGSVQSLPLKCGHEDQFDPCSQYCCPNSVKNTFTVINKTREGTERSDCKMVSSN, from the exons ATGGCATCAAGACACTACATCATGG ccATCATTGTCTCCATCGTCATCATGGTTATCCTGTCCTCCTCGGGTGCTCCAG TGACCCCCCCAAACCCTCAGGCGTTCATGTGCCAGCCCTGGCTCCTGTGTGGTATAGTGGCCTACAATCCCCAGGACAGTCAATGCTGTGAGGATGGCAGTGTCCAGTCCTTGCCTCTGAAGTGTGGTCATGAAGACCAGTTTGATCCCTGCTCTCAGTATTGCTGCCCCAACTCTGTCAAGAACACATTTACTGTGATTAATAAGACCAGGGAAGGGACTGAGAGAAGCGACTGTAAAATGGTGAGCTCCAATTAA